Sequence from the Nocardioides exalbidus genome:
GGCGTTCTTCCACGGCTCCCCCGAGGTGCGCTCGGAGCTCGTGACGTTCGAGGTCGTCAGCAGCAGCGAGACCACCGCACGAGTCGACGTACGCCTCGGCGAGGACGTGCAGGCCACCTGCCGGCTGCGGGCGCTGGCCGCGGACAAGACGGCTGTCGGCGAGATCGCCTTCACCCCGGTCAACGGCAACAACGACGTGGTCATCCGCACCGAGCGCGAGGCCACCGCGGTGGAGAAGCTCGGCTGCACCACGCCCGACCAGCCGCGCCCCCGCTGAGCGTCGTACCACCCCCGCGTCGAGCCGACGACCTGCACTTTTCCGCTCTGCTTGCTAGCCTGTTCGTCTGCCCGTCCGGCAGCGCTGGCCCACGTCTGCGCCGCGCTGACCCTGATCGGACGGAAGAGATCCACCGACCGGATGCGGTTGCGCTGAGGCACATCCCCAGCGCAGGCGCACGTGAAGCAGGAGTACTGACATGACCGACCAGGGCACCATCTGGCTGACCCAGGAGGCCTACGACAAGCTGCAGGCCGAGCTCGACGACCTCCGGGGCCCCAAGCGCCAGGAGATCATCGAGAAGATCGCGGCCGCGCGTGACGAGGGCGACCTCAAGGAGAACAGCGGCTACCACGCCGCCAAGGACGACCAGGGCAAGCAGGAGGCCCGCGTCCGGCAGCTGGAGGACATGCTCCGGCGTGCGGAGGTCGGCGAGACGCCGGCCAACGACGGCATCGTCGAGCCCGGCATGGTCGTCACCGCCAAGATCGGCGGCGGGGCGGCGGAGAAGTTCCTGCTGGGCGCGCGGGAGAACCTCTCGGACGGCGACGACCTCGACGTCTACTCCCCCCAGACCGCGCTCGGTGCCGCGATCAATGGCAAGTCCAAGGGCGACACCGTGACCTACACCGCGCCCACGGGCAAGGAGTTCTCCGTCGAGATCGTCGACGCGGAGCCCTACAAGGCCTGAGCGCTTCGACCGCTCCCTGGAGCGGTGCGTGAGCCACATTCCGTACGCCGGAAATGTGGCTGCCGCACCGCTCCTCGGCATTTCCGGGCGTGTCCATCGTGCGGGCGGTGAGTGAGCCACCGGGTGCGCACCGAAAATGTGGCTCACTCACCGCCCCACGAGACGATCAGACAGCTCAGGACTACGCCGCCTCAGTCGACGCGGTAGCCGCGCTCGCGGAGCCGGCCGAGGACCTGCTCGGCGTGGGGCTCGCCACGGGTCTCGAGCTGGATCCGGACCTCGACCTCGTTGAGCGTCAGGGTCGGCGAGATCCGCTCGTGGGCGACCTCGAGCACGTTGGCGCCGGTCTGGCTGACGTCGGTCAGCAGGGCCGCCAGGCCGCCGGGGAGGTCGGGGATCAGGACCCGGAGGTAGAGGTAGCGCCCGGCGGCGGAGAGCCCGTGGCGGATGACCTTGCTGAGCAGCAGCGGGTCGATGTTGCCGCCCGAGAGCACCGCGACGGCCGGGGTCTCGAAGCCGGTCGGGTCGTCCAGCAGGGCGGCCACCGCGGCGGCGCCGGCGGGCTCGACGACCTGCTTGGCCCGCTCGACCAGCGCGAGGAGGGCGACCGACAGCGACTCCTCGGAGACGGTCACGACCTCGTCGACGTGGTCGCGTACGGCAGCGAAGGTGATGTCGCCCGGCCGGCCGACCGCGATGCCGTCGGCCATCGTGCTCATCGACTCCAGCGGCACTGGCCGGCCGGCCGCGAGCGAGCCGGGGAAGGCGGCGGCCGCCTCGGCCTGGACCCCCACGACGCGGACGTCGGGGCGCAGCGCCTTGATGGCGATCGCCACGCCGGCCAGCAGCCCGCCACCACCAGTGGGCACCAGCACGGTCCGCACGTCCGGGCACTGCTCGAGCACCTCGAGGCCGAGCGTGCCCTGGCCCGCGACGACGTCGACGTGGTCGAACGGGTGGATCAGGACGGCTCCGGTCTCCTCGCTGAAGGCCCGGGCCGCGGCGAGCGAGTCCTCGAGGTAGCGGCCGTGGAAGACCACGTCTGCGCCGTAGCCGCGGGTCGCCTTCTCCTTGGGGATCGGCGCGCCCTCGGGCATGAACACCGTGGAGGTGATGCCGAGGGTGGTCGCGGCGAGGGCGACCCCCTGCGCGTGGTTGCCGGCCGAGGCGGCGACGACGCCGTGCGCGCGCTCCTCCGGCGTGAGTCGCGAGATCCGGACGAAGGCGCCGCGCGACTTGAAGGAGCCGGTGCGCTGCAGGTTCTCGCACTTGAGCGACACCGGGCCGCCGACGAGTGCCGAGAGCCACCGCGACGTCTCGATCGGGGTCGTGACGATGTGGTCGCCGAGCACGTCGCGTGCGGACTCGATGTCGGCCAGGGTGACCGCCTGCGTCACTTCTCGTCCTCCTCCGGGGCCGGCGGACCTGCCAGCGGGCTGTCGTCCGCCGGGATCAGGTCGCCCTCCGTCGGAGGTGGCGCGATGTCCTCGGCGAGGGCCTCGTCGTGGTCCTCCTCCCCGATCGCGGTGTAGCTCGCGAGGTGTTGTGCGACGGCGTTGCCGGCCGCCGCGAGGGGTACGGCAATGAGCGCGCCCGCGACGCCGGCGACGAGCACGCCACAACCGATCGCCACGATCACGCCGAGCGGGTGGAGGGAGACGAAGCGACCCATGAGGAACGGCTGGAGGATGTGGCCCTCGATCTGCTGGACCAGGATCACGCCGCCGAACATCAGCAGCGCGGTGAACGGCCCCTGGTCGACGAGCGCGACGAGGATCGCGACGGAGCCGGCGACGGTGGCACCGATCATCGGCACGAAGGCACCGAGGAAGACCAGCACGCCGATCGCGATGACGAACGGCACGCCGAGGATCGCGGCGACGATCATGATGCCGATGGCGTCGGCCAGCGCGACGATGACCGTGGCCCGGACGAACTGGGTGAGCGAGCGCCAGGCCACGCGGCCCGAGGCGTCGACCCGCTCGCGCGCGGCGCGGGGGGCGATCCGCACCATCCACGCCCAGATGCGCTCACCGTCGGCGAGGAAGAAGTAGGTGGAGAACAGCACGATGAAGAAGCCGGCGACCACGTGGCCGAGCGCGGTGCCGACCTCCGTGACGCGGGTGACCACGCCGTCGGTGCCGGTGCTCTCGGTGATCGCGCCCTGCACCTGCTTGATGTAGCCGTCGAGCTGCGAGTCGGAGATCGACAGCGGGCCGTTGCGCAGCCAGTCGCGGACCTGGCCGAGGCCCTTCACGACGGAGTCGGCGAGGTCGTTGGCGCCCTGCGCGATCTGCTGGCTGACGAAGGTGAGGAGCAGCGCGACGACCGCGATGCCGAGGATCATCACGATGCCCGTCGCCGGTCCGCGCGGCATCCCGGTGCGACGCAGCGCGTCGACGACCGGGGTGCAGAGCGCGGCGATCAGCAGGGCGATCGCGATCGGGAACGTGATGACGGAGAAGTACGCCAGCAGCCACAGCACCCCGTAGGCGGCTGCGGCGATCGTGATCAGCCGCCACGACCAGGCGGCCGCGAGGTCGAGTCCCCACGGCACCTGGGCCCGGCTGAAGTTGGACGGGCCGGTCCTGAAGGTCACCGGCTGCTCGATCCGGCGCTCGGCGCGCATCTGCGCCCACTGCGCGACGATGCGCTCGGTGAGGCGTTCGTCGTCGACCTCGCTCCGGCCGATCAGGTCGAAGAGCCGCCGCCGCCCCGTCTCCTCGTCGGTCGGGGTGGACTGCTCCCGGTCGGGAGTGCGCTCGTCGCTCACCCGCCCACGTTACCCACCCCGCCGACCCAGCCGGCACACCAGTTGGTGTGCCGTCACGGCATGGTCGTCGGCGAGCAGTCCCGCCGCGGCCAGGACGTAGTCGACGTCGACGACGACCCGCGGGTCGCGCGGCAGCTGCCACCCTCCCTCGAAGGCGTCCCCGGTCGCCGGCAGCAGCACGCGTCGTACGGCGTCCGGGCCGCCGTGGCGCAGCACGCCGCCCGAGCCGACGAGCAGGTCGACCTCGCGGAGGTCCTTGCCGCTGCGCTCCACCACCCGGCCCTCCGGACTCACCACGACCTTGCTCCGCCCGGCGTGGCGCTCCAGCGCGATCCGCACCGCGGCCGCCGCGATCTCGAGGTCCGCGTCTCGCTCGGGGTCGGAGTCGGGCAGGTAGTCCGGGTCCGCCCGGCGTCGTACGGCGGCGGCGTGCAGGTCGTCACGACCGGCGGCCTCTGCGGTGGAGATCGCCGACCAGCGCATCCCGAGGTCGCCCTCGACGGTGCGGGTGACCGGCGTGGTGGCAACGACCTCACGGGCGAGCCCGCTGTCCTCGGGGTCGAGCTCGACGACGCTGTGCACGTCGGTGGTGGCGCCGCCGACGTCGACGACGACCACGTCGCCGGCACCGGGGTGCAGGTCGTCGAGGCCGCGGGCGAGCAGCTCGACGCCGGTCAGCACGACGTCCGGGGTCGCGCCGCGGACCAGGTCGGTGAACGAGCGTCCGTGCGCGTCGGTGCGGCTGCTGAGGTGCTTGCCGCCGATGACGTGGCTGAGGAAGATCTCGCGGATCGCGCGGCGGGCGCTGTCGGGGGCGAGCACCCCGATGCGGGGCACGACGTTGTCGGCGAGGACGTGGGGCGTCCCGGACCCGCTGAGCAGCTCGGCCACGAGCGGCTGCGACTCGACGTTGCCGGCGACCACGACCGGCCCGGCCCACGGCGTGCGGGCCAGGAAGCCGGCGTCACCCTCCAGCACCTCGGCGTTGCCGCCGTCGGTGCCCCCGACCAGCAGCACCACGTCGGGCTCGGCCGCACGCAGCTCGGCGAGCTTGTCGTCGTCGAGACCGCCGGAGAGCACGAGCACGACCTTGCCGCCGCTGGAGAGTGCGACCCGGCGGCCGGCCTCGGCCGTGACGAGCTCCTCGTTGCCGACCACAGCGATCCGGAGCCCGCCGCCCGCGGACGAGCAGGCGAGCACGTCGGCGTCCTCGGCCCGCGGGTCCTGGTCGGCCAGGGCGGCGACGCAGGCGTCGTACCCGTCGAGCACGTCGCCCGTGCCGTCGGCGCCCGGGAGCGTCGTGGGGTGGCTGGCCGTGGCGAGCAGGTCGCCCGTCGCGAGGTCGACCAGCGCCGACTTGGTGAAGGTCGACCCGAAGTCGACGCACACCACGCAGGAGCTGCTCACACGACCACCGAGATGCCGGCGGCGATGATCACGACCAGCACGGCGACGGCCATGAAGTGGACCGTGTTGCCGGTGGGGAGGTCGTGGCCCTCACGGATGGCCTTCTCCGCCTGCCGGTAGCGCAGCCAGCCGCCGACGGAGGCGATGAGGCCCGACAGCACGAGCAGCAGGCCGAGGACCTTCTGCGGCCACGACGGCTCCAGCAGGTGGAACACCGCGAGCGACGCGGCGACGAGCCCGATCGCCGTCCGCTCGTAGGCGAGGAACGTGCGCTCGTTGGCGAGCGAGAACCGGATGTCGGTGTTCTGGGGCGCGGTCACGGCTCAGCCTCTCACCCGCGCACCGGTGACAGACAGAGCCTGTCAGGCACGGCTCGTTCAGCCCAGGGCACGGTCGAGGTCGGCGACGAGGTCGTCGGCGGTCTCGATGCCGACGCTGAGCCGGATCAGGTCGTCGGGGACCTCGAGGTCCGTCCCGGCGACGCTGGCGTGCGTCATCCGGCCGGGGTGCTCGATGAGCGACTCGACGCCGCCGAGCGACTCGCCGAGCGTGAAGACCTCGGCCCGCTCGCAGACCGCGAGCGCGGTCTCCACGCCACCGGCGACGCGGAAGGAGATCATCCCGCCGAAGCGCTTCATCTGGCGCGCGGCGACCTCGTGGCCCGGGTGCGAGGCGAGACCGGGATAGATCACCTCGGTGACGCGCGGGTCGCCGTCGAGGAAGGCGACCACCCGCTCGGCGTTGTCGCAGTGGCGGTCCATCCGGACACCGAGGGTCTTGAGCCCGCGGTGCGTGAGGAACGCGTCGAACGGCCCGGCGACCGCACCCATGGCGTTCTGGTGGAAGCCGATCCTGTCGGCGAGGTCGAGGTCGCGCACGACCACCGCTCCCCCGACCACGTCGCTGTGCCCTCCGACGTACTTGGTCGTCGAGTGCACCACCACGTCGGCGCCGAGCGTGAGCGGCTGCTGGAGGTAGGGCGAGGCGAAGGTGTTGTCGACGACGAGCAGCGCGCCGGCGTCGTGGGCGACGGTGGCGAGCGCCTCGATGTCGCCGATGGTGAGCATCGGGTTGGTCGGCGTCTCGACCCACACCAGCTTGGTGCGGCCGGGCTCGACCGCCGCGGCCACCGCGTCGACGTCGGCGACGGGTGCGGGGCTGTGGGCGGTGCCCCAGAGCTTCGCGACCTTGTCGAAGAGGCGGTACGTCCCGCCGTAGGCGTCGTCGGGGATCACCACGTGGTCGCCGGGTGCGGTGAGCGCGCGGATGATCGTGTCCTCTGCGGCCAGGCCGGAGGCGAAGGCGAAGCCGCGCTCGCCGTCCTCGACCGCGGCGAGCGCGCCCTCGAGCGCGGTGCGCGTGGGGTTGCCGGAGCGGCTGTACTCGTAGCCGCCGCGCAGGCCCCCGACGCCGTCCTGCTTGTAGGTGCTGCTGGCGTAGATGGGCGGGTTGACCGCCCCGGTCATCGCGTCGGGCTCGTAGCCGGCGTGGATCGCACGCGTCTCGAACCCGGCCTTGTTGGCACGCCCCTGGTCGGCACTGGTCTGGGTCACGTGGCGAGCGTAGACCCCGGCCTCCGGAGGCGCAGAACGGCCGCCACGATGGGGCGTGGCGGCCGTTCTGAGAGTCCGTGGCTCAGCAGGAGCCACTCGCCGCGTCACAGCCAGATGGTCCGACCTTCGCGGGGTTCGGGGACGTGAGGGCGGGAGAGACGGTCGCGATGGGCCGAGCCGCCCACGTGCCGAGCGCGAAGGAGCTCCCGGCCGCCGCGGCGTACACGTAGATCCCGGCCCCGAAGCGGTCCGCCGCCCCGCAGGTGTTCGCGACGCCGCTGCAGATCCCGCGGGTGCTGAGGTTGCCGGAGCCGTTCTCGAACACGCAGAGGTTGCCAGGCTCGGCGTCCGGGTTCGCGGCGTTGCCGAGGCACCCGGCGGGCGTGGCGGCGCCGTCGTTGATGTAGTGGACCGTCGGCGGCGCCGAGAACGTCGTGCCGAACGAGATGCCGGTGCGGAAGTTGTCCGAGGACGAGGCCGCCTGGCCTCCCAGCTGGAACGTCCCGCGGATCAGCTTGGGCGCAGGTGCGTACTTCGCGTCCGACTCGGCCTTGGTGTAGGACGACCCGGCCGGGGCGTACTTCGCGTCCGACTCCGTCTTCTTGTAGTAGCTGCCGAGCTTGCCGTCGGTGGCGGAGTTCGCGGCGTTCTGCGCGGCAGCGGCGGCCGCGGCCGCCTCGGCCTTGCTGGCGTACTTCGCATCCGTCTCGGACTTCTTGTAGTAGCTCTTGTTGGCGAGCGGCTTGAGCTCCTTCTTCCAGATCTTCTTCCAGTTGGTCTCGAGCGCCTGGTTGACCTGGGCTCCAGCGGGCGTGATGGCCATCAGGCCGCCGCCCACGAGCACTCCGAGCATGACGGCCACGATCATCTGGCGGGCCGGTCGACGTGAAGACATGGTGCTGTTCCTTTCCCCTCGCGAACCCGAGGTGGGCTCGCACGGAAGACGGTCCTCTCGTGTGACCGGGAGCACATCGGTGACAGCACGACGTCTAGTCCACGTAGTTCTACGTAGGCCCCTTGCGCGAGCGAGCGACAATGGAGGCATGTTCGGATTCGGCAAGCCCACCACCCTGCCCACCGCCGACGAGGCCCTCCGCGGTCGCGACGAGCAGCCCTGGACCCTCGGCGAGCACGTCGTGCTGCACACCCCGGTCGTGAGCGACGACGTACCTGCCGGCCACGAGGTCGCGCTCCTCGGCCTCGGCTGCTTCTGGGGCGCCGAGGAGATCTACTGGCAGGTGCCCGGCGTGTGGTCCACGTCCGTGGGCTACGCCGGTGGCAGCACGCCGCACCCGACCTACGAGGAGGTGTGCTCGGGTCGCACCGGCCACACCGAGGCGATCCGCGTCGTCTTCGACCCCGCCGTCGTGTCCTACGCCGACCTGGTCAAGAAGTTCTTCGAGATCCACGACCCGACCCAGGGCATGCGCCAGGGCAACGACGTCGGCACCCAGTACCGCTCCGCCATCTACTGGACCACGCCCGAGCAGGAGCAGACCGCGCGCGAGCTGACCAAGGTGTACGGCGACGAGCTCGCCCGCCGCGGCCTCGGCGAGATCACCACCGAGATCCGCCCGGCC
This genomic interval carries:
- the msrA gene encoding peptide-methionine (S)-S-oxide reductase MsrA gives rise to the protein MFGFGKPTTLPTADEALRGRDEQPWTLGEHVVLHTPVVSDDVPAGHEVALLGLGCFWGAEEIYWQVPGVWSTSVGYAGGSTPHPTYEEVCSGRTGHTEAIRVVFDPAVVSYADLVKKFFEIHDPTQGMRQGNDVGTQYRSAIYWTTPEQEQTARELTKVYGDELARRGLGEITTEIRPASETPYYYAEDPHQQYLAKNPFGYRCHANTGVAFPATA
- a CDS encoding AI-2E family transporter, which translates into the protein MSDERTPDREQSTPTDEETGRRRLFDLIGRSEVDDERLTERIVAQWAQMRAERRIEQPVTFRTGPSNFSRAQVPWGLDLAAAWSWRLITIAAAAYGVLWLLAYFSVITFPIAIALLIAALCTPVVDALRRTGMPRGPATGIVMILGIAVVALLLTFVSQQIAQGANDLADSVVKGLGQVRDWLRNGPLSISDSQLDGYIKQVQGAITESTGTDGVVTRVTEVGTALGHVVAGFFIVLFSTYFFLADGERIWAWMVRIAPRAARERVDASGRVAWRSLTQFVRATVIVALADAIGIMIVAAILGVPFVIAIGVLVFLGAFVPMIGATVAGSVAILVALVDQGPFTALLMFGGVILVQQIEGHILQPFLMGRFVSLHPLGVIVAIGCGVLVAGVAGALIAVPLAAAGNAVAQHLASYTAIGEEDHDEALAEDIAPPPTEGDLIPADDSPLAGPPAPEEDEK
- a CDS encoding YidH family protein, whose amino-acid sequence is MTAPQNTDIRFSLANERTFLAYERTAIGLVAASLAVFHLLEPSWPQKVLGLLLVLSGLIASVGGWLRYRQAEKAIREGHDLPTGNTVHFMAVAVLVVIIAAGISVVV
- a CDS encoding glutamate mutase L; this encodes MSSSCVVCVDFGSTFTKSALVDLATGDLLATASHPTTLPGADGTGDVLDGYDACVAALADQDPRAEDADVLACSSAGGGLRIAVVGNEELVTAEAGRRVALSSGGKVVLVLSGGLDDDKLAELRAAEPDVVLLVGGTDGGNAEVLEGDAGFLARTPWAGPVVVAGNVESQPLVAELLSGSGTPHVLADNVVPRIGVLAPDSARRAIREIFLSHVIGGKHLSSRTDAHGRSFTDLVRGATPDVVLTGVELLARGLDDLHPGAGDVVVVDVGGATTDVHSVVELDPEDSGLAREVVATTPVTRTVEGDLGMRWSAISTAEAAGRDDLHAAAVRRRADPDYLPDSDPERDADLEIAAAAVRIALERHAGRSKVVVSPEGRVVERSGKDLREVDLLVGSGGVLRHGGPDAVRRVLLPATGDAFEGGWQLPRDPRVVVDVDYVLAAAGLLADDHAVTAHQLVCRLGRRGG
- a CDS encoding DUF4307 domain-containing protein, which gives rise to MTSAPSTGSEQRLAERYGAPAPWRRRVAIGITVALAAVGLVWLAWAAFFHGSPEVRSELVTFEVVSSSETTARVDVRLGEDVQATCRLRALAADKTAVGEIAFTPVNGNNDVVIRTEREATAVEKLGCTTPDQPRPR
- a CDS encoding cystathionine gamma-synthase; protein product: MTQTSADQGRANKAGFETRAIHAGYEPDAMTGAVNPPIYASSTYKQDGVGGLRGGYEYSRSGNPTRTALEGALAAVEDGERGFAFASGLAAEDTIIRALTAPGDHVVIPDDAYGGTYRLFDKVAKLWGTAHSPAPVADVDAVAAAVEPGRTKLVWVETPTNPMLTIGDIEALATVAHDAGALLVVDNTFASPYLQQPLTLGADVVVHSTTKYVGGHSDVVGGAVVVRDLDLADRIGFHQNAMGAVAGPFDAFLTHRGLKTLGVRMDRHCDNAERVVAFLDGDPRVTEVIYPGLASHPGHEVAARQMKRFGGMISFRVAGGVETALAVCERAEVFTLGESLGGVESLIEHPGRMTHASVAGTDLEVPDDLIRLSVGIETADDLVADLDRALG
- the greA gene encoding transcription elongation factor GreA, with protein sequence MTDQGTIWLTQEAYDKLQAELDDLRGPKRQEIIEKIAAARDEGDLKENSGYHAAKDDQGKQEARVRQLEDMLRRAEVGETPANDGIVEPGMVVTAKIGGGAAEKFLLGARENLSDGDDLDVYSPQTALGAAINGKSKGDTVTYTAPTGKEFSVEIVDAEPYKA
- the ilvA gene encoding threonine ammonia-lyase; translated protein: MTQAVTLADIESARDVLGDHIVTTPIETSRWLSALVGGPVSLKCENLQRTGSFKSRGAFVRISRLTPEERAHGVVAASAGNHAQGVALAATTLGITSTVFMPEGAPIPKEKATRGYGADVVFHGRYLEDSLAAARAFSEETGAVLIHPFDHVDVVAGQGTLGLEVLEQCPDVRTVLVPTGGGGLLAGVAIAIKALRPDVRVVGVQAEAAAAFPGSLAAGRPVPLESMSTMADGIAVGRPGDITFAAVRDHVDEVVTVSEESLSVALLALVERAKQVVEPAGAAAVAALLDDPTGFETPAVAVLSGGNIDPLLLSKVIRHGLSAAGRYLYLRVLIPDLPGGLAALLTDVSQTGANVLEVAHERISPTLTLNEVEVRIQLETRGEPHAEQVLGRLRERGYRVD